One part of the Ornithodoros turicata isolate Travis chromosome 2, ASM3712646v1, whole genome shotgun sequence genome encodes these proteins:
- the LOC135385802 gene encoding facilitated trehalose transporter Tret1-like: MADGGSHETLLEKERFSCKTRLYLAAFSAFMSSISFGLTVSYSSPALPNIRKRLPISDSRNGWFGSLVSIGAAFGGLAGGQLMNFVGRRGAMLFAALLYVVGFLLIEATLLIELMFVGRFLTGIATGISAVVVPVFLSEVSPPDIRGFINALSAVAVTSGAFLDFVLGKWLNFQWLAVACMVPSVILVFSMPFVAETPRWLLQTGKSEEAIAALRFYQGPDVKEEFDALSINVANVTKFVIRDFKQPCVYKPFLITLLGMFLQQFSGIMIMLYYAQDIFTTAESTIDAALSSIIIGGVQVASVSVTVFFTDRLGRKALMLISTLVSCVSLIIMGLFYHLKEIHGHSFVASYGWLPLAALCLFMFGYSVGLGPLPWLLMGEMLPLRIKCFATGFSTAFNFACSAIIVSEYHSMIVELGNDGIYWFYAGFMLIGFVLVLMFQPETKGKTLEEIEDLFSRQGVVANESDNESVPFVN, translated from the exons ATGGCCGACGGGGGTTCACATGAAACGCTTCTTGAAAAAGAGCGATTCAGCTGCAAGACACGGCTGTACCTGGCCGCGTTTTCTGCATTTATGTCATCTATTTCGTTTGGATTGACGGTCAGTTATTCGTCACCGGCACTGCCCAATATAAGAAAGAGGCTGCCAATCAGTGACTCTAGGAACGGCTGGTTCGGTTCTCTGGTCAGCATCGGAGCTGCTTTTGGAGGATTGGCCGGAG ggcaGTTGATGAATTTCGTGGGCCGGAGAGGCGCCATGCTCTTCGCGGCTCTGTTATACGTCGTTGGTTTCCTCCTCATTGAAGCGACGCTTCTTATAGAATTAATGTTTGTAGGTCGTTTCCTAACAGGGATCGCGACTGGAATCTCAGCCGTTGTAGTACCCGTATTCTTATCCGAAGTCAGTCCACCGGATATACGCGGTTTCATCAACGCACTCTCCGCAGTTGCCGTTACTTCAGGAGCCTTTCTTGACTTTGTGTTAGGCAAATGGTTAAACTTTCAGTGGCTCGCGGTGGCCTGTATGGTAccgtctgtcattcttgtattCTCTATGCCCTTCGTCGCCGAAACACCGCGATGGCTGCTGCAAACTGGGAAGTCTGAAGAAGCCATTGCAGCCCTAAGATTCTACCAAGGACCTGATGTTAAGGAGGAGTTCGATGCATTAAGCATAAACGTCGCAAACGTTACAAAATTTGTTATACGAGATTTCAAGCAGCCGTGCGTCTACAAGCCATTCCTCATCACGCTTTTAGGAATGTTCCTGCAGCAGTTCTCGGGGATCATGATCATGCTTTACTACGCGCAAGACATCTTCACCACGGCCGAGTCTACAATCGACGCAGCACTCAGCTCGATTATTATTGGCGGCGTCCAAGTCGCGTCCGTATCTGTGACAGTTTTCTTCACCGACCGACTAGGAAGGAAAGCGCTCATGCTAATCTCTACACTTGTATCATGTGTGAGCCTCATAATTATGGGCCTCTTCTATCACCTTAAAGAAATTCATGGTCACAGTTTTGTTGCATCGTATGGCTGGCTTCCTTTGGCAGCCCTGTGCCTGTTTATGTTCGGGTATTCAGTTGGGCTAGGACCACTGCCGTGGCTGCTCATGGGGGAGATGCTGCCATTGCGTATCAAATGCTTTGCAACTGGATTTTCAACGGCATTTAACTTCGCCTGCAGTGCTATCATCGTCAGTGAGTATCATTCAATGATAGTAGAATTAGGGAACGATGGTATCTACTGGTTTTACGCAGGTTTCATGTTAATTGGGTTTGTGTTAGTGTTGATGTTTCAGCCAGAGACAAAAGGAAAAACACTGGAAGAGATAGAGGACCTTTTCAGTCGACAAGGAGTAGTTGCAAATGAGAGCGATAATGAGAGTGTACCGTTCGTGAATTAG
- the LOC135385799 gene encoding solute carrier family 2, facilitated glucose transporter member 8-like, with translation MPRLMSTQEDEESLLHQQVRGHWRGHLYVAVGAAVLNSVTFGMSIGYTSPALPDIRKRIAFSDIQGDWFGSLHNVGAAMGAPAAGGLMQAFGRRDTILFSAMGYLTGYLCIQALPHPELLFVGRFLAGISSGMISVAVPVFISEISPPRSRGAINMTFPLTSAFGILLIYVLGKWLDYTWLATVCMLPPTLSALLLPWVAKSPRWLLQVSRTEDARNALVYYVGKHDAVEELTTISSTIDDCSKCQVAELRLSHVLKPFLCTLLAMFIQRFSGVGVLLFYAEDIFKSAGSTVDPADSAIITGTVQLVCMSAAGVTIDKLGRRKMLMFSLAICCVCLAFFGAFFRLKQVLSPSFGNDYGWLPLASLCLFMFGYSYGVGPLP, from the exons ATGCCCAGGCTGATGTCGACTCAAGAAGACGAAGAATCTTTGCTACATCAGCAAGTACGGGGTCATTGGAGAGGACATCTTTACGTTGCAGTGGGTGCGGCAGTTCTCAATTCCGTTACGTTTGGCATGTCCATCGGTTACACTTCACCTGCTCTACCCGACATCCGGAAACGTATTGCATTCAGCGACATTCAAGGTGACTGGTTCGGTAGCCTACATAACGTTGGAGCTGCCATGGGTGCTCCAGCTGCAG GTGGATTAATGCAGGCGTTTGGCCGTAGAGATACTATCCTTTTCTCCGCCATGGGTTACCTAACAGGCTATCTTTGCATCCAAGCGCTTCCGCATCCAGAACTTTTGTTTGTGGGACGCTTCCTCGCCGGGATCTCATCTGGAATGATCTCAGTCGCCGTTCCAGTCTTCATCTCCGAAATCAGTCCGCCGAGAAGCCGAGGCGCAATCAACATGACCTTCCCGCTGACGTCCGCCTTTGGAATACTCCTCATCTACGTCTTGGGCAAATGGCTCGACTACACATGGCTCGCCACCGTGTGCATGCTCCCTCCTACCCTCTCTGCACTTCTGCTGCCTTGGGTGGCAAAGTCACCAAGGTGGCTTCTGCAGGTTTCCCGCACAGAGGACGCCAGGAATGCCCTTGTTTACTATGTGGGAAAACATGACGCGGTAGAAGAACTGACTACCATCTCAAGTACAATAGATGACTGCTCCAAGTGTCAGGTAGCAGAGCTGAGACTGTCGCACGTCCTGAAACCTTTTTTGTGCACACTGCTAGCCATGTTCATACAGCGCTTCTCTGGAGTTGGTGTTCTCCTCTTCTACGCAGAAGACATATTCAAGAGTGCGGGCTCCACCGTGGATCCTGCGGACAGTGCAATAATAACGGGCACCGTACAACTTGTGTGCATGTCCGCAGCAGGTGTCACGATAGACAAGCTCGGAAGGAGGAAGATGCTGATGTTCTCATTGGCAATTTGCTGTGTGTGCCTTGCGTTCTTTGGTGCATTCTTTCGTCTGAAGCAAGTGTTGAGCCCAAGCTTTGGGAACGACTACGGCTGGCTACCACTGGCTTCATTGTGCTTATTTATGTTCGGTTACTCGTACGGTGTCGGTCCTTTGCCATGA